A part of Aspergillus flavus chromosome 1, complete sequence genomic DNA contains:
- a CDS encoding putative cell cycle inhibitor Nif1: MDARPRFGELRSPSHDTLRSGLPSPRIEHFDGEIPPTLSPLDAFAAQGRLLAKQLEESARRDRRMSRLPPASVARSLSQPRPGYFRSPSSNDSSRSGRGNDLTRQPTLKANPELEEPKFRPQSEHPRLSGVPNFANGDAPHDDANRTLENEPQVVSSEEDFLEATQTGSSQEDTAKGVVPEAPTRFYAASPPSMALTGSPGNSLTDAASSRLNIPRGLAPPVSPRSRPSSSNRALQPESSDDDYSSSTAGSTFSKPRKLSSCSATSLPQSPMTSMNRSHRRSPSLNSEASNNGGHPPRPSYNFSRPLSRSSTSLSAPVPTGTSEQTQGTKPRGSKPQPIVVPSVADMAKSMREEPSSAVSYTYAKYPLPRGRQVSRDSVVFSGLHTPHFEWQEPLFESPDQLSATGPPRSSRTPSPPPSHHSVSSKKARSMYDSPAFGRQLLTPEMLPSAPQVPASPEARRSSEAASTDQPVLGEPALSSSPTPSSAPAPEAPTNEEATDVTSSADSASTVRPQTAKTNASSAVITADEHVTKGIECHEKGSLQESTYHLRVAAKQDHPTGMLLYALACRHGWGMRPNQQEGVRWLRKAVDSVGLELMDDSNPAMPSRVRELQKAYRAQFALSIYELGVSHLNGWGIEQDKSLALRCFEVAGQWGDTDALVEAGYCYSEGIGCKKDLKKAAKFYRQAEAKGVNMVGNSWIHKDKYLSDENPNTGSRGRGRHGGTPDKKQRSKSRTRSLFHRKKSTAAEA, encoded by the exons ATGGACGCCCGGCCACGTTTTGGCGAACTTCGCTCGCCCTCCCATGATACTCTGCGGAGCGGTTTGCCTTCGCCGCGTATTGAACACTTTGATGGTGAAATCCCTCCTACGCTCTCGCCCCTTGATGCATTCGCGGCCCAGGGCCGGCTTTTGGCGAAACAACTAGAGGAGTCGGCTCGCAGAGACCGGCGCATGAGCAGGCTCCCTCCGGCCAGTGTCGCACGGTCGTTATCGCAACCTCGACCGGGCTACTTCCGCTCTCCATCCTCAAACGATTCTTCGCGGAGTGGGCGAGGAAATGATCTCACGAGGCAGCCAACGCTGAAGGCCAATcctgagctggaggagccCAAGTTCCGTCCCCAGTCCGAACATCCTCGTCTGAGTGGCGTGCCGAACTTTGCCAACGGAGATGCTCCTCATGATGATGCGAACAGGACCCTAGAGAACGAACCGCAAGTGGTAAGCTCGGAGGAGGACTTTCTTGAAGCTACGCAGACCGGGTCGTCACAAGAGGATACAGCTAAAGGTGTCGTGCCAGAAGCGCCCACTCGCTTCTATGCCGCCTCGCCCCCTAGTATGGCTCTGACAGGATCGCCTGGAAATTCGTTGACCGATGCTGCCTCCTCTCGACTCAATATTCCACGTGGCCTCGCGCCACCGGTTTCGCCACGATCGAGGCCTTCGAGCAGTAATAGGGCTTTGCAACCCGAGAGCTCGGATGATGACTATAGCAGTTCGACTGCGGGCTCAACCTTTTCGAAGCCGAGGAAGTTATCATCCTGTAGCGCTACGTCACTGCCACAGTCACCCATGACTTCTATGAACCGGTCTCATCGACGCTCGCCCTCTCTGAACTCAGAGGCTTCGAACAATGGCGGTCATCCTCCACGTCCGTCATACAACTTCTCACGCCCCCTCAGTCGGTCCAGCACCAGCCTGTCAGCCCCCGTGCCGACAGGAACTTCCGAGCAGACACAGGGGACAAAGCCTCGAGGTTCGAAGCCTCAGCCGATTGTGGTACCCTCAGTGGCTGATATGGCCAAATCCATGCGCGAGGAACCATCATCTGCCGTGTCGTATACTTATGCCAAGTACCCACTTCCCCGCGGACGCCAGGTTTCTAGGGATTCCGTTGTTTTCTCCGGCCTGCACACTCCTCACTTTGAGTGGCAGGAGCCGCTCTTCGAGAGTCCGGATCAGCTGAGCGCCACTGGGCCTCCACGGTCTTCGCGAACCCCGTCACCTCCGCCGTCGCATCATTCTGTATCGTCCAAGAAAGCACGCTCCATGTATGACTCTCCAGCATTCGGGCGGCAATTACTCACACCGGAGATGCTCCCCTCTGCCCCGCAAGTACCGGCCTCTCCTGAGGCTCGCCGTTCTTCCGAAGCTGCATCGACGGATCAACCGGTCTTAGGTGAACCTGCTCTTTCAAGCTCACCTACCCCCTCAAGTGCACCTGCCCCCGAGGCGCCTACTAATGAGGAGGCAACTGATGTCACTTCTTCTGCAGACTCTGCATCGACTGTCCGGCCACAAACCGCCAAGACCAATGCATCTTCCGCCGTCATTACAGCCGACGAGCATGTGACTAAAGGGATTGAGTGCCATGAGAAAGGATCATTGCAAGAATCCACCTACCATCTCCGCGTTGCAGCGAAGCAGGATCATCCGACTGGCATGCTCTTATATGCTTTGGCTTGTCGACATGGTTGGGGCATGCGGCCCAATCAGCAGGAGGGTGTTCGGTGGTTGCGCAAAGCCGTGGACTCTGTCGGGCTAGAGTTGATGGATGATTCCAACCCGGCCATGCCAAGTCGGGTGAGGGAATTGCAGAAAGCATACCGTGCCCAATTTGCCCTCAGTATCTACGAGCTTGGCGTGAGCCATCTAAATGGATGGGGCATTGAGCAGGATAAATCGTTAGCACTGCGTTGCTTTGAGGTTGCTGGCCAATGGGGAGATACGGATGCGCTTGTGGAGGCAGGATATTGTTATTCAGAGGGCATTGGTTGCAAGAAGGATCTGAAAAAGGCAGCCAAATTCTACCGCCAGGCCGAAGCAAAAGGCGTGAACATGGTTGGAAACAGCTG GATCCACAAAGACAAGTACCTCTCTGATGAGAATCCCAATACCGGATCGCGTGGCCGCGGCCGTCACGGTGGGACACCTGACAAGAAGCAGCGTAGCAAATCTCGGACACGCAGTCTTTTCCACCGCAAAAAGTCTACTGCGGCCGAAGCCTAG
- a CDS encoding Asparaginase/glutaminase has product MGVNFKVLALSALATISHASPLLYPRATDSNVTYVFTNPNGLNFTQMNTTLPNVTIFATGGTIAGSSADNTATTGYKAGAVGIQTLIDAVPEMLNVANVAGVQVTNVGSPDITSDILLRLSKQINEVVCNDPTMAGAVVTHGTDTLEESAFFLDATVNCRKPVVIVGAMRPSTAISADGPLNLLQSVTVATSPKARDRGALIVMNDRIVSAFYASKTNANTVDTFKAIEMGNLGEVVSNKPYFFYPPVKPTGKTEVDIRNITSIPRVDILYSYEDMHNDTLYSAIDNGAKGIVIAGSGSGSVSTPFSAAMEDITTKHNIPIVASTRTGNGEVPSSAESSQIASGYLNPAKSRVLLGLLLAQGKSIEEMRAVFERIGVA; this is encoded by the exons ATGGGTGTCAATTTCAAAGTTCTTGCCCTGTCGGCCTTAGCTACTATTAGCCATGCTTCGCCTCTCCTATATCCTCGAGCCACAGACTCGAACGTCACCTATGTGTTCACCAACCCCAATGGCCTGAACTTTACTCAGATGAACACCACCCTGCCAAACGTCACTATCTTCGCGACAG GCGGCACAATCGCGGGCTCCAGCGCCGACAACACCGCAACAACAGGTTACAAAGCCGGTGCAGTCGGCATCCAGACACTGATCGACGCGGTCCCGGAAATGCTAAACGTTGCCAACGTCGCTGGCGTGCAAGTAACCAATGTCGGCAGCCCAGACATCACCTCCGACATTCTCCTGCGTCTCTCCAAACAGATCAACGAGGTGGTCTGCAACGACCCCACCATGGCCGGTGCAGTGGTCACCCACGGCACCGACACGCTCGAAGAATCcgccttcttcctcgacgCCACGGTCAACTGTCGCAAGCCCGTGGTCATCGTCGGCGCCATGCGCCCTTCAACCGCCATCTCGGCTGACGGCCCCCTCAACCTCCTGCAATCCGTCACCGTCGCCACGAGCCCCAAGGCCCGAGACCGCGGCGCCCTGATTGTCATGAACGACCGCATCGTATCCGCCTTCTACGCCTCCAAGACGAACGCCAACACCGTCGATACATTCAAGGCCATCGAAATGGGCAACCTGGGCGAGGTCGTCTCCAACAAACCCTACTTCTTCTACCCCCCAGTCAAGCCAACAGGCAAGACGGAAGTAGATATCCGGAACATCACCTCCATCCCCAGAGTCGACATCCTCTACTCATACGAAGACATGCACAATGACACCCTTTACTCCGCCATTGACAACGGCGCAAAGGGCATCGTC ATCGCCGGCTCCGGCTCCGGCTCCGTCTCCACCCCCTTCAGCGCCGCCATGGAAGACATCACAACCAAACACAACATCCCCATCGTAGCCAGCACGCGCACCGGAAACGGGGAGGTGCCGTCCTCCGCCGAGTCGAGCCAGATCGCAAGCGGGTATTTGAACCCCGCAAAGTCACGCGTTTTGCTTGGCTTGTTGCTTGCCCAGGGGAAGAGTATTGAGGAAATGAGGGCGGTTTTTGAGCGGATTGGGGTTgcttga
- a CDS encoding uncharacterized protein (expressed protein) encodes MDLWILCILRLLVWSFWLAFSLGRSVECQGYSFGVCYVVSGRGLLLRSITTYHMAIRDTVNWISKSKIRYH; translated from the coding sequence ATGGATTTATGGATTTTGTGTATTTTGAGATTATTGGTGTGGTCTTTCTGGTTGGCATTCTCTTTGGGTAGGAGTGTCGAATGTCAGGGCTATTCATTTGGTGTTTGTTATGTAGTGTCTGGTAGAGGTTTACTTCTACGAAGTATTACGACATATCACATGGCCATTAGGGATACTGTAAATTGGATCTCAAAATCAAAGATAAGATATCATTGA
- a CDS encoding uncharacterized protein (of unknown function-domain containing protein): protein MSSDKPEVTEVGMVASPAATKPSFKSRVAAHFKKWWWAHLIAFVVVVLVVALPVVYVGYPNIAQDNINDSKLEVKSMVISEPTPNSFHVDQQQVIWTDSVFHPTIYSFNASVGLLGAAAFGVATIPQLKSRDGVEVHVDQRLDLTDVSAFGDFATAVMQNEYVDLNVYGKPDLKQGALPKITVTYNHTATMKGLNKLKGFSLSGMHLTTKASDGTNTQGQVLIPNPSVMTISLGNVTLDLSVNGTAIGESYIQDLVLKPGNNTFDMRAKVDQLAIIGMMKKYPGTVVPVDITGSETNSSVYDGQALSYFSRALASNKLRVDLNITEVVGSSSSLS from the exons ATGTCGAGCGACAAGCCTGAAGTTACTGAAGTAGGCATGGTGGCCTCACCCGCTGCCACAAAACCTAGCTTCAAATCTCGCGTGGCGGCCCACTTTAAGAAATGGTGGTGGGCGCACCTCATCGCATTCGTTGTAGTGGTGCTCGTCGTGGCCCTTCCGGT GGTATATGTCGGCTATCCGAACATCGCACAGGACAACATTAACGACTCGAAATTGGAAGTCAAGTCGATGGTGATCAGTGAGCCGACACCGAATTCGTTCCATGTGGACCAGCAGCAGGTCATCTGGACGGATAGCGTGTTTCACCCAACCATCTATAGCTTTAACGCAAGTGTTGGTCTACTGGGCGCAGCTGCATTCGGTGTCGCGACCATTCCGCAACTTAAGTCTAGGGACGGGGTCGAGGTGCATGTAGATCAGCGCCTTGACTTGACTGATGTGTCCGCATTTGGCGACTTCGCTACGGCCGTGATGCAGAATGAATATGTCGACCTCAATGTTTACGGGAAGCCGGATTTGAAGCAGGGAGCTTTGCCGAAGATCACCGTGACGTACAACCACACCGCTACTATGAAGG GCCTAAACAAGCTTAAGGGATTCTCGCTGTCTGGCATGCATCTTACCACGAAGGCATCCGACGGAACGAACACCCAGGGACAGGTTCTGATCCCCAACCCGTCGGTGATGACGATCAGCTTG GGCAATGTGACCCTCGATCTCTCTGTGAATGGAACCGCCATTGGGGAATCGTACATCCAGGATCTCGTGTTGAAACCTGGTAATAACACATTCGATATGAGAGCCAAAGTGGACCAACTGGCCATCATTGGTATGATGAAGAAATACCCGGGTACGGTTGTCCCCGTGGATATCACCGGCTCCGAGACCAACTCGAGCGTGTACGATGGCCAGGCTCTCTCATACTTCTCGCGGGCTTTGGCATCGAACAAACTACGGGTCGATCTGAACATTACCGAGGTGGTGGGCTCGAGTTCGAGTTTGAGCTAG
- a CDS encoding putative class V chitinase, with translation MPLSGGIFPHWRRKAAERSSNSSYEVPYYINAAYYPNWRIYRKQPPSSLRLGFVSHIFYAFAWVKEDGTVYLSDEWADAQMPVDGTQGCIRAFTQLKPQYPKMKIILSVGGGGKGSENFALVARSQSRTETFVRTARALVDQFGLDGLDIDWEHPADPQQGMDYVRLLAKLREALPLPRFVLATCLPAGQWALRNIDLSKASLYLDLINLMTYDFAGPWTNESGHHAQLYSPSRNPGAVSCQSSVQYVISQGVDPKKILLGVPAYGRSFLGSEKPGQRYAGTGGEDGVFDYSDLPRPGAKEHHDDKLGAAYCSGGDGGFVTYDTPRTVQQKARFATKTKLGGLFYWHIGGDARGPRSLIETGYNTLHEM, from the exons ATGCCATTGTCCGGCGGTATTTTCCCCCACTGGCGTCGCAAAGCGGCGGAACGCTCCAGCAACAGCTCGTATGAGGTTCCATACTATATAAACGCAGCGTATTATCCCAATTGGCGGATATACCGAAAACAGCCTCCTTCATCGCTTAGACTGGGATTTGTCTCTCATATCTTCTACGCATTTGCTTG GGTCAAAGAAGACGGCACCGTATAT TTAAGCGATGAATGGGCCGATGCGCAAATGCCCGTGGACGGCACGCAGGGCTGTATCCGGGCCTTCACGCAGCTGAAACCGCAGTACCCCAAGATGAAAATCATTCTCTCCGTCGGTGGAGGCGGCAAGGGAAGCGAGAACTTCGCCCTCGTGGCGCGGAGTCAATCGCGTACTGAGACATTTGTCCGCACGGCCAGGGCGCTGGTAGACCAATTCGGCCTGGACGGTCTCGACA TTGACTGGGAACACCCCGCCGACCCACAACAAGGCATGGACTACGTCCGACTACTAGCAAAGCTGCGGGAAGCACTGCCTTTGCCTCGATTCGTATTAGCAACGTGTCTTCCGGCGGGCCAATGGGCTCTGCGGAACATCGACCTCTCCAAGGCATCTTTGTACCTCGACCTGATTAATCTTATGACGTATGATTTTGCCGGGCCTTGGACGAACGAGAGCGGACACCATGCGCAATTGTACAGTCCCTCCCGGAATCCGGGCGCTGTCTCTTGCCAATCTAGCGTGCAGTATGTGATCTCGCAGGGTGTCGATCCGAAGAAAATCCTACTCGGTGTCCCTGCCTACGGCCGGTCATTTTTGGGTAGCGAGAAGCCCGGTCAGCGGTATGCTGGTACGGGTGGCGAGGATGGCGTGTTCGATTACAGTGATTTGCCCCGTCCTGGCGCTAAGGAGCATCATGATGATAAGCTTGGCGCGGCGTACTGCTCTGGTGGTGATGGCGGGTTCGTAACCTATGACACGCCGCGGACGGTGCAGCAGAAGGCTAGATTTGCGACCAAGACGAAGTTGGGAGGATTGTTCTATTGGCATATTGGAGGAGATGCACGCGGTCCGCGGAGTTTGATCGAGACCGGGTATAACACGCTACATGAGATGTAG
- a CDS encoding uncharacterized protein (fungal family of unknown function-domain containing protein) has product MTSDDQFFFDYLASIPHDVRRYSLDVADSIDRQFDHAAKVIRDTLSHQSWLPSSVRPTPPPSRVRASQSLVDRAHDWILRNRAWSAAILAFVGTTSLLYFGNKKLGGRRRKARRAGNGARKEIVVVAGSPHEPMTKAIAVDLERRGYIVYITVSSADEEQLVQSENRMDIRPLWLDLTATPSSTSEIHPSLTEIHSLITQPQWPMPGVPPHTCQLSGLILVPSPNYVAGPLATIPATSWADTVNTRLLSPILTTQLFLPLLTARNTNSTIVLIYPSISSSLSAPFTSPEVTTARALSGFATSLRRELCLLQHSNIDVVELKLGNIDLGPQYRNAQSHITGTEVLTWTTQQRSLYGSQYLSSIEQRPVASAGPSMIRGSAARTLHYAVLDALEPASKDIFGRKKSKTPVIYAGRGAWSYSIVGDWAPNFLVGWMLGLRSGPTTPSHSPSGSSSETSWEKV; this is encoded by the exons ATGACGAGCGACGACCAGTTTTTCTTTGACTAT CTTGCTTCGATACCGCATGACGTAAGGAGATATTCCCTCGACGTCGCAGACTCGATCGACAGGCAGTTTGACCATGCCGCCAAAGTAATAAGGGATACGCTCTCTCACCAGTCATGGTTACCTTCCTCGGTCCGACCTACGCCACCACCTTCGAGAGTTCGTGCCTCCCAGTCTCTCGTGGATCGCGCACACGACTGGATTCTTCGGAATAGAGCATGGAGTGCCGCAATCCTAGCATTCGTCGGAACTACTTCCCTTCTGTACTTTGGCAACAAAAAGTTGGGCGGTAGACGGAGGAAAGCTCGGCGAGCCGGAAATGGCGCTCGGAAGGAGATAGTGG TCGTTGCCGGGTCCCCTCACGAACCGATGACAAAGGCGATTGCTGTAGATCTCGAACGCCGGGGCTACATCGTCTATATTACTGTTTCATCGGCGGATGAGGAGCAGTTGGTTCAGTCAGAAAACCGGATGGATATCAGACCGCTTTGGCTTGATTTAACGGCT ACCCCTTCATCGACATCTGAGATCCACCCATCGTTGACTGAAATCCATTCTTTAATCACCCAACCCCAATGGCCAATGCCTGGAGTGCCGCCGCACACTTGCCAGCTGAGCGGACTCATTCTCGTACCTTCACCTAACTATGTGGCCGGTCCGCTAGCCACCATCCCAGCAACTTCTTGGGCTGATACAGTCAACACTCGACTCTTATCTCCAATATTGACTACTCAGctgtttcttcctcttcttaccGCCCGCAACACAAATAGCACCATTGTCCTAATTTACCCTTCGATATCCTCGTCATTGTCTGCTCCGTTTACTAGCCCAGAAGTCACCACAGCACGTGCCTTGTCAGGATTTGCCACCTCGCTTCGGCGAGAGTTATGTCTCTTGCAACATAGCAACATCGATGTTGTGGAGCTGAAACTCGGAAACATCGACCTTGGTCCTCAATACCGAAACGCACAAAGTCATATCACAGGAACCGAGGTGCTTACATGGACCACACAGCAGCGATCCCTCTACGGCTCTCAGTATCTTTCCAGCATTGAACAGCGACCCGTTGCATCTGCAGGTCCTAGCATGATACGTGGATCCGCTGCTCGGACTCTTCACTACGCGGTGCTGGACGCCCTGGAGCCAGCATCCAAGGATATCtttggaagaaagaagtcgaAAACGCCTGTCATCTATGCTGGACGCGGTGCATGGTCCTACAGTATCGTCGGCGATTGGGCCCCGAACTTTTTGGTAGGATGGATGCTGGGCCTGAGAAGTGGCCCTACCACACCAAGCCACAGCCCCAGTGGAAGTAGCAGTGAGACTAGCTGGGAAAAGGTTTAA
- a CDS encoding 1,4-benzoquinone reductase-like Trp repressor binding protein (NADH-quinone oxidoreductase Pst2, putative) → MAPKVAIVYYSMYGHIAHLAEAEKKGIESAGGQADIYQIAETLPKEVLDKMHAPAKKDHPVIAPEDLKNYDAVLFGIPTRYGNFPAQWKAFWDRTGGIWATGGYWGKYAGLFVSTGTLGGGQESTAIAAMSTLAHHGFIYVPLGYKTMFAQLSNLQEIHGGSAWGAGTFAGADGSRQPTALELEIAEGQGKAFYEHVARVSFA, encoded by the exons ATGGCTCCCAAGGTTGCTATCGTTTAC TACTCCATGTACGGCCACATCGCCCACCTGGCTGAGGCCGAAAAGAAGGGTATTGAATCTGCTGGCGGCCAGGCCGACATCTACCA GATTGCTGAGACCCTGCCCAAGGAGGTCCTGGATAAGATGCATGCTCCTGCTAAGAAGGATCACCCCGTCATCGCCCCGGAAGACCTCAAGAACTACGACGCTGTGCTGTTCGGTATCCCTACTCGCTATGGTAACTTTCCCGCCCAGTGGAAGGCTTTTTGGGACCGCACTGGCGGCATCTGGGCCACCGGTGGCTACTGGGGCAAGTATGCCGGTCTGTTCGTCTCCACTGGTACCCTGGGTGGTGGCCAGGAGTCCACCGCCATTGCTGCCATGAGCACTCTTGCCCACCACGGCTTCATCTACGTTCCTCTCGGCTACAAGACCATGTTCGCCCAGTTGTCCAACCTCCAGGAGATCCACGGTGGTAGCGCCTGGGGTGCTGGTACTTTTGCT GGTGCCGACGGTTCCCGCCAGCCCACTGCTCTCGAGCTCGAGATCGCTGAGGGCCAGGGCAAGGCTTTCTACGAGCACGTTGCTCGTGTCAGCTTCGCTTGA
- a CDS encoding mRNA 3'-end-processing protein yth1 (mRNA cleavage and polyadenylation specificity factor complex subunit) — MSAEVSHAASQILASGSERDPSYNDFSFIPFLRNSFGFGLACDVPVCKAYSEGHCPLGPACPDRHPTPSRVTTSTTTASGLAPSTTHGSLVCKHFLKGLCKKGLKCEYLHEYNLRRMPECQSFSRSGYCPNGDDCLYQHVREQARLPPCEHYDRGFCPLGPLCAKRHVRRRLCQYYLAGFCPEGKGCADAHARWIENLPKPSIRVEKTEEELERERILIREEQEREKEREREWRSERGRGGGFMRGRFRGRGRGL, encoded by the coding sequence ATGTCCGCAGAAGTTAGTCACGCTGCATCACAAATCCTAGCTTCCGGCAGCGAGCGCGACCCAAGCTATAACGATTTCTCCTTCATCCCCTTCCTACGCAATAGCTTCGGCTTCGGACTCGCCTGCGATGTACCCGTCTGCAAGGCGTACAGTGAAGGCCATTGTCCCTTAGGGCCTGCTTGCCCCGATCGACATCCGACACCATCCCGAGTGACGACGTCCACGACTACCGCTTCCGGACTGGCACCGTCCACGACGCACGGGTCACTCGTCTGCAAGCACTTCCTCAAGGGGCTGTGCAAAAAAGGCCTCAAATGTGAATATCTCCATGAATACAACCTTCGCCGGATGCCAGAGTGCCAGTCCTTTTCGCGGTCAGGTTACTGTCCGAATGGTGATGACTGTCTTTATCAGCACGTGCGGGAGCAGGCTCGATTACCGCCATGCGAGCACTACGATCGAGGCTTTTGCCCATTGGGGCCGCTTTGTGCCAAACGTCATGTGCGCCGACGGCTGTGTCAGTACTACCTGGCAGGGTTCTGTCCAGAGGGTAAAGGTTGCGCGGACGCTCATGCCCGGTGGATCGAGAACCTCCCTAAGCCGTCAATCAGGGTGGAGAAGAcagaggaggaattggagCGAGAGAGGATATTAATCAGGGAGGAgcaggaaagagaaaaggaacgaGAACGTGAATGGAGGAGTGAGCGGGGACGCGGGGGTGGATTCATGCGTGGTCGTTTTAGAGGCCGGGGACGTGGGCTGTGA
- a CDS encoding WLM domain-containing protein has protein sequence MREIDPLVFEYQHDRHRPRESEALTMLKKIASLVKPIMRRRTWKVGTLSEFYPHQQNLLGLNINRGQKICLRLRYPYDERQFLPLEQVVDTMLHELCHIVHGPHNREFHALWNQLRDEYEELLMKGYTGEGFLSEGKRLGGRRIPLHEVRRQAKAAAEQRRALSAGSGQRLGGAPVLRGTDMRRMIADAAQRRIDVTKGCASGAENSNELAEEASRNGFRTKAEEDDANEQAIMQAYIDLIEEEERERYGPSYVPPSHENPAGPRSTLSPPPVPERTRPTMTPQPREPIDLTVDDSLFEASWTCPTCTLENPANFLCCDACTAERPRPSNRRSVSGPAKIQGSSGSQNKNKRRISYLDSQPTFKNRTNAVETLAALERNTAKRPLGWICQFCETFMEAEWWTCSNCGTVKASS, from the exons ATGCGCGAAATAGACCCACTAGTTTTTGAATATCAACATGACAGGCACCGACCCAGGGAATCTGAAGCCTTAACCATGCTCAAAAAGATCGCATCGCTGGTCAAACCTATCATGCGCCGGAGGACCTGGAAAGTAGGGACGCTCAGTGAATTCTACCCACATCAGCAAAACCTCCTTGGGCTTAATATCAACAGAGGACAAAAAATCTGCCTTCGGCTGCGGTACCCTTATGACGAGCGTCAGTTTCTCCCGCTTGAACAAGTCGTCGATACGATGCTGCATGA ACTTTGTCACATCGTGCATGGGCCGCATAACAGAGAGTTCCATGCTCTCTGGAACCAGTTACGCGATGAGTATGAAGAGCTTCTCATGAAGGGCTATACTGGGGAGGGATTCCTTTCGGAAGGAAAACGTCTAGGTGGCCGTAGGATACCCCTTCACGAAGTCCGAAGACAAGCCAAAGCGGCCGCAGAGCAGAGACGGGCACTGTCCGCTGGGTCGGGGCAACGACTAGGGGGTGCTCCTGTATTACGGGGAACGGACATGCGCCGAATGATCGCGGATGCTGCACAAAGAAGGATAGATGTAACGAAGGGCTGTGCTTCGGGGGCTGAGAACAGCAACGAACTCGCGGAAGAGGCGTCCAGGAACGGCTTCCGGACGAAggccgaggaagacgacgCAAATGAACAAGCAATCATGCAGGCTTACATTGATTtgatcgaggaagaagagagggagagataCGGCCCTTCTTATGTCCCCCCAAGCCATGAGAATCCGGCCGGCCCACGTTCAACTTTATCTCCTCCACCTGTTCCCGAGAGGACTAGACCTACAATGACACCACAGCCTCGAGAACCAATAGATCTTACAGTTGATGACAGCTTGTTCGAGGCGTCATGGACGTGCCCAACTTGCACACTAGAAAACCCGGCCAACTTTTTGTGCTGTGATGCCTGTACAGCGGAGCGACCTCGACCATCGAATAGACGTTCTGTATCTGGACCTGCCAAGATCCAGGGAAGTTCAGGATCCCAGAACAAGAATAAGCGCCGGATAAGTTATCTGGACAGTCAACCCACTTTCAAAAACCGTACCAATGCCGTCGAGACTCTTGCCGCGCTTGAAAGGAATACCGCTAAACGGCCACTCGGGTGGATCTGTCAATTCTGCGAGACCTTCATGGAGGCGGAATGGTGGACATGCTCGAATTGTGGGACAGTGAAGGCTAGCTCCTAA
- a CDS encoding uncharacterized protein (expressed protein): MILLIMRRTTVRTYPISVSCITGAFQVVPRRDLHRASPLSNSSMILHRDLEPTGTQKPKFRGA; encoded by the exons ATGATACTGCTGATcatgagaagaacaacggTACGAACGTATCCCATATCTGTCTCGTGCATCACTGGTGCGTTTCAAG TGGTCCCCCGTCGTGATCTCCACAGGGCTTCCCCATTAAGCAATAGCTCAATGATTCTGCATAGGGATCTGGAGCCGACTGGGACCCAAAAGCCCAAGTTCCGCGGTGCTTGA